One Methylocaldum marinum DNA window includes the following coding sequences:
- a CDS encoding amino acid adenylation domain-containing protein — protein MLAQKNHNFGIHMTARALHQYFVHAAQHYPEYTAVVEPGAGSISYRELSELSDGVRDYLYDQGVQAGDRVGIYMRKSIDAVAAILGILKAGAAYVPVDPSAPPSRNGFILQDCGVKLIIVDERFADQLGAELVQPDSAPFFLTIEGVGGGIGLDKALKQIGSATRVAAEPVASKPDDLAYILYTSGSTGKPKGVTLTHENAVSFIDWCSDVFQPCETDRFSSHAPFHFDLSILDIYLSIKHGATLVLVPDDIGKDPHRLAPFIAEHKITSWYSAPSILSLLAQFGDLANKDYSSLRLVLFAGEVFPVKHLRALTRLLPKPRYFNLYGPTETNVCTYYELPLPIPDERTIPFPIGKVCDHLEGKIIDEHGHVQSRGEAGELCISGGNVMVGYWGLSERTAEAFLIEDGRRWYRTGDLVIQTDDGNYTYVGRRDRMVKRRGYRVELGEIEAGLYCHASIKEAAVIAVPDEEVGVRIKAFLSCRNTKHPSMIEMKRFCSEHLPFYMIPDVFIWREALPKTSTDKIDYQRLKEIL, from the coding sequence TTGTTAGCTCAAAAAAATCATAATTTCGGTATTCATATGACAGCACGCGCGTTACATCAATATTTTGTGCACGCCGCACAGCATTACCCGGAATATACCGCAGTCGTAGAGCCCGGCGCTGGAAGTATTAGCTATCGCGAGCTTTCCGAACTGTCTGACGGCGTGCGCGATTATCTTTACGACCAAGGCGTTCAGGCGGGCGATCGTGTCGGTATCTACATGCGTAAGTCGATTGATGCCGTGGCCGCAATTTTGGGTATTTTAAAAGCCGGTGCAGCGTATGTCCCGGTTGATCCGAGCGCTCCGCCTTCGCGCAATGGGTTCATCCTGCAGGATTGCGGGGTCAAGCTGATTATCGTGGACGAACGCTTTGCGGACCAGCTCGGAGCTGAGTTGGTACAGCCGGATTCGGCTCCCTTCTTTCTGACTATCGAAGGAGTCGGTGGTGGAATCGGGCTGGATAAGGCGCTGAAGCAAATCGGATCGGCTACGCGAGTGGCAGCGGAGCCTGTCGCCTCGAAACCGGATGATCTTGCCTACATTCTCTATACCTCGGGCTCGACAGGCAAACCGAAAGGGGTAACGTTGACGCACGAGAACGCTGTAAGCTTTATTGACTGGTGTTCGGACGTTTTTCAGCCGTGCGAAACCGATCGGTTTTCCTCTCATGCACCCTTTCACTTTGATCTCTCGATTCTAGATATTTATCTAAGCATTAAACATGGTGCAACCTTAGTTTTGGTGCCGGACGATATCGGTAAGGATCCCCATCGGCTAGCGCCATTTATCGCGGAACATAAGATCACATCCTGGTATTCTGCACCGTCCATTCTTAGTCTGCTCGCTCAATTCGGTGATCTTGCGAATAAGGATTATTCATCACTTAGACTCGTATTATTCGCCGGCGAGGTTTTTCCAGTAAAGCATTTACGAGCCTTGACGCGGCTGCTACCCAAACCACGGTACTTTAACTTATACGGCCCAACCGAAACTAATGTTTGTACGTACTATGAGCTGCCCCTCCCGATTCCGGACGAGAGAACGATTCCTTTCCCGATCGGAAAAGTTTGCGATCATCTGGAGGGAAAGATCATCGATGAACATGGACATGTCCAGTCACGGGGAGAAGCCGGGGAGCTTTGCATCAGTGGAGGTAATGTCATGGTCGGCTATTGGGGACTTTCGGAGAGAACGGCGGAAGCTTTCCTGATCGAGGATGGACGCCGTTGGTATCGTACCGGCGATCTCGTGATTCAGACGGATGACGGCAATTATACCTATGTAGGAAGGCGCGACCGTATGGTCAAGCGGCGCGGCTATCGCGTCGAACTCGGCGAAATTGAAGCAGGTTTGTATTGCCATGCTTCGATCAAGGAGGCGGCGGTAATAGCAGTTCCCGATGAAGAAGTCGGCGTTAGAATCAAGGCCTTTTTGAGTTGCCGCAATACGAAGCACCCGTCCATGATCGAGATGAAGCGTTTTTGTTCAGAACATTTACCTTTTTACATGATTCCGGACGTATTTATCTGGCGCGAAGCTTTACCCAAGACCTCGACTGACAAAATCGATTATCAACGGTTGAAGGAGATACTTTGA
- a CDS encoding acyl-CoA dehydrogenase family protein codes for MDFSISEEQKALRDRIIKFAQQELNEDVVTRDREQIFSRELWQKCAEFGIQGLPADKTYGGSGVDALTCAMGLEAFGYGCRDGGLVFSICAHILACIAPISKHGTEEQKQRYLPGLCDGRLIGMHAITEPGAGSDPFSMQTRAERDGNGWRINGTKAFVSNGPIGDLAIVFAMTDLQKGFHGGATAFIIEKGTPGFSHGKRFEKLGLHTAQVSELVLDNVYVPKNAVLGTVGGSTSIFATAMDWERIVLVASHVGTMERLLETSVAYARKRSQFGQAIGKFQAISHKIADMKVQLEAARLLAYCAAWRLDHARTAALDAAITKLFVSESLVGSALDTVQIHGGYGFMAEYEVERALRDAVGSTIYSGTSEMQRNIIARWLGLG; via the coding sequence ATGGATTTCTCGATTTCGGAAGAGCAAAAGGCGCTGCGAGACAGAATCATTAAGTTTGCACAGCAGGAATTGAACGAGGATGTCGTAACGCGTGACCGCGAGCAAATATTCTCGAGAGAACTTTGGCAGAAATGCGCCGAATTCGGCATTCAGGGCCTTCCGGCCGACAAGACCTATGGAGGAAGCGGCGTCGATGCCTTAACGTGCGCAATGGGACTGGAAGCATTCGGTTATGGTTGTCGTGATGGGGGGCTGGTATTTTCGATCTGCGCGCATATCTTGGCTTGCATAGCACCGATATCAAAACATGGCACGGAGGAACAAAAACAACGTTACCTACCGGGTCTTTGCGACGGCCGTCTGATCGGCATGCACGCCATTACCGAGCCCGGCGCGGGTTCCGATCCGTTTTCAATGCAGACACGGGCGGAGCGGGACGGCAACGGCTGGCGAATCAACGGTACCAAAGCCTTTGTCTCGAATGGGCCTATCGGCGACCTGGCAATCGTTTTCGCGATGACCGATCTGCAGAAGGGGTTTCACGGAGGCGCGACGGCATTCATCATTGAAAAAGGCACGCCTGGTTTTTCACATGGAAAGCGGTTCGAGAAGCTGGGGTTACATACCGCGCAGGTCAGCGAGTTGGTGCTGGACAACGTTTATGTCCCTAAAAACGCCGTGCTTGGCACTGTTGGTGGAAGTACGAGTATCTTCGCAACCGCCATGGACTGGGAGCGTATCGTACTGGTTGCAAGTCATGTGGGAACGATGGAACGCCTTTTGGAGACATCGGTTGCTTATGCACGGAAGCGCTCCCAATTCGGACAAGCCATCGGAAAGTTCCAGGCGATTTCACATAAGATTGCCGATATGAAAGTCCAGCTGGAAGCGGCCCGATTATTGGCGTACTGTGCAGCGTGGCGCTTGGATCACGCAAGAACTGCGGCTCTGGATGCGGCGATCACGAAGCTCTTCGTCAGCGAATCGCTCGTTGGATCAGCTCTCGATACCGTTCAAATCCACGGTGGTTATGGATTTATGGCTGAGTACGAGGTTGAGCGCGCCTTGCGCGATGCCGTAGGCAGCACCATCTATTCAGGAACTTCGGAAATGCAGCGAAATATTATCGCCCGTTGGCTGGGGCTTGGATGA
- the rep gene encoding DNA helicase Rep, with protein MAAQLNPQQLAAVNTLDCPLLVLAGAGSGKTRVITEKIAYLVKQSTPARHIAALTFTNKAAREMKSRVGKLLSDKDSRGLTVSTFHSLGLEILREEHGALGLKKNISIFDEHDRLALTKELIKHGSENWEIDEAESYIWRIGRWKNLFVTPERALAEGQGDAQSAAQLYAEYVRHMKSYNAVDFDDLILLPVLLFHEHADILDKWRNRIRYLLVDEYQDTNLTQYELVKLLTGKLGRFTVVGDDDQSIYAWRGAQPENLAQLQRDFPRLKVIKLEQNYRSTGRILKVANSLIANNPHVFEKRLWSAMGYGDPLRVLTHKEEVAEARQVASDLLHHKFRHGTRFQDYAILYRSNHQSRLFERALREHSIPYFISGGMSFFSYAEIKDIMAYLRLLVNPDDDAAFLRVVNVPRREIGPNTLEKLGAYANRRHISLFAACFELGLQQSLGETAINRLRHFAEWITDVADRARRGDTFAVIEDFIAKIGYENWLRETSNSEDAARRKMGQVRELIDWLKRIAKDDEKEKSLSEVVSRILLLDVLERGQEENAGDRVNLMTLHAAKGLEFPYVYLVGMEENLLPHQTSIEENTIEEERRLAYVGITRAQKLLTLSYCTHRKRHGEIVNCEPSRFLNELPEEELEWPERRALDPETKKERAMDSFAAVRSLLNRS; from the coding sequence ATGGCCGCTCAACTGAATCCGCAGCAACTCGCTGCCGTTAATACTTTGGATTGCCCCTTGCTGGTCCTTGCCGGCGCCGGCAGCGGTAAAACGCGGGTGATCACGGAAAAAATCGCCTATTTGGTCAAACAGAGCACACCGGCGCGGCACATCGCCGCTCTGACCTTCACCAACAAGGCGGCGCGGGAAATGAAGAGCCGTGTCGGCAAACTGCTTTCGGACAAGGACTCGCGCGGCCTGACCGTATCCACTTTCCATTCGCTGGGCCTCGAAATATTGCGCGAGGAGCACGGCGCACTCGGCCTCAAGAAGAATATCTCCATTTTCGATGAGCACGATCGCCTGGCGTTGACCAAAGAACTGATCAAGCACGGATCGGAAAACTGGGAGATCGACGAGGCGGAAAGCTATATCTGGCGCATCGGCCGGTGGAAGAATTTATTCGTGACCCCTGAGCGGGCGCTCGCGGAAGGGCAGGGTGATGCACAGTCCGCGGCCCAACTTTATGCCGAATATGTCCGGCACATGAAGTCCTACAATGCCGTCGACTTCGACGACCTGATACTGCTCCCGGTGCTCCTGTTTCACGAGCACGCGGACATCCTCGATAAATGGCGCAATCGGATACGCTACTTATTGGTCGACGAGTACCAGGACACCAACCTGACCCAGTACGAACTGGTCAAGTTGCTGACCGGCAAACTGGGCCGTTTTACCGTGGTCGGCGACGACGATCAGTCGATTTATGCGTGGCGCGGGGCGCAGCCTGAAAACCTGGCCCAGCTGCAGCGCGACTTTCCGCGGCTAAAGGTCATAAAGCTGGAACAGAACTATCGTTCGACCGGGCGGATTCTGAAGGTCGCCAACTCGCTGATCGCCAACAATCCCCATGTATTCGAAAAACGCCTTTGGAGCGCGATGGGATACGGAGATCCGTTGCGGGTGCTCACGCACAAGGAAGAAGTTGCCGAAGCGCGGCAGGTCGCGTCCGATTTGCTGCACCACAAGTTTCGCCACGGCACCCGATTCCAGGACTATGCGATCCTGTATCGCAGCAACCATCAGTCGCGGCTGTTCGAACGCGCGTTGCGGGAGCACTCCATTCCTTATTTCATCAGCGGCGGTATGTCCTTCTTCAGCTATGCCGAGATCAAGGACATCATGGCCTACTTGCGGTTGCTGGTGAACCCGGACGACGATGCGGCGTTCCTGCGCGTGGTCAACGTACCGCGCCGCGAGATCGGACCGAACACCCTGGAAAAGCTCGGCGCCTATGCAAACCGGCGCCACATCAGCCTGTTTGCCGCCTGCTTCGAATTAGGCCTGCAACAGTCTCTGGGGGAAACGGCCATAAACCGGCTGCGCCACTTCGCCGAATGGATCACCGATGTCGCCGACCGGGCTCGGCGTGGCGATACCTTCGCCGTCATCGAGGACTTCATCGCCAAGATCGGATACGAAAACTGGTTGAGGGAGACCAGTAACAGCGAAGATGCGGCGCGGCGCAAGATGGGACAAGTCCGCGAACTGATCGATTGGCTCAAGCGCATCGCCAAGGACGACGAAAAGGAAAAGAGCCTTTCGGAAGTCGTTTCCCGCATCCTATTGCTCGACGTCCTGGAGCGCGGCCAGGAAGAAAATGCCGGCGACCGGGTCAACCTGATGACGCTGCACGCCGCGAAAGGGCTGGAGTTCCCCTACGTCTATCTGGTCGGCATGGAGGAAAACCTGCTGCCGCACCAGACCAGCATCGAAGAAAATACCATCGAGGAGGAACGCCGCCTGGCCTATGTCGGCATCACCCGTGCGCAGAAGCTTCTGACCTTGAGCTACTGCACGCACCGAAAACGCCATGGCGAAATCGTGAATTGCGAGCCGAGCCGGTTTCTGAATGAACTGCCGGAAGAAGAGCTCGAATGGCCGGAACGGCGCGCGCTCGATCCCGAAACGAAAAAAGAACGGGCCATGGACAGCTTTGCCGCAGTCCGAAGTCTGTTAAACCGATCCTGA
- a CDS encoding YifB family Mg chelatase-like AAA ATPase, which produces MSLAVVYTRGRQGIEAPLVTVEVHISNGLPSLSIVGLPETAVKESKDRVRGALLNCQFEFPLQRITVNMAPADIPKEGGRFDLAIALGILAASGQINGASLREFECVGELSLGGELRPVTGVLPVAIQAKRAGRALITPRENAGEAALAEDGKVLAASHLLEVCAHLNGQQRLPFESNEGTAIGFDELADFADVHGHYQAKRALEVAAAGKHNLVMLGPPGTGKSMLAARLPSILPPLTDEEALESAAIASVSDLPFDPRRWRIPPFRAPHHTASAPALVGGGGNPKPGEISLAHNGVLFLDELPEFDRKVLEVLREPLETGCITISRAARQVDFPARFQLVAAMNPCPCGYLGDASGRCRCTSEQVQRYRSRISGPLLDRIDIHIEVPRISREMLRHGAPGGEQTSSEIRRRVIAAREISLQRTGKPNASMAPQEIKKYCELTDEGNRLLEQATEKLGLSHRAYHRILKLARTIADLAGEAKITLPHLGEAIGFRRLDRVSSGV; this is translated from the coding sequence ATGTCCTTGGCCGTCGTATACACTCGGGGCAGGCAAGGCATCGAAGCGCCTTTGGTTACCGTCGAGGTTCACATTTCCAACGGTCTTCCCAGCCTTTCCATCGTCGGCCTGCCGGAAACCGCGGTGAAAGAAAGTAAAGATCGGGTGAGAGGCGCGCTTCTGAACTGTCAGTTCGAATTTCCACTCCAGCGAATCACCGTGAACATGGCGCCTGCCGACATCCCCAAAGAGGGCGGCCGTTTCGATCTCGCTATCGCTTTGGGTATTCTGGCAGCGTCGGGACAGATCAATGGCGCATCACTTAGAGAGTTCGAGTGCGTGGGTGAGCTATCTCTGGGCGGAGAATTGCGCCCGGTGACCGGCGTACTTCCGGTCGCTATTCAAGCGAAACGTGCCGGACGCGCACTGATCACGCCCAGGGAAAATGCGGGTGAAGCGGCTCTCGCCGAGGACGGAAAGGTTCTGGCAGCAAGCCATCTCCTCGAGGTATGTGCCCATTTGAACGGCCAGCAGCGGCTCCCGTTCGAATCGAACGAGGGGACGGCCATAGGTTTCGATGAACTTGCCGACTTCGCGGATGTGCACGGACATTATCAGGCCAAGCGGGCGCTGGAAGTCGCCGCTGCCGGAAAACACAACCTCGTGATGCTTGGGCCGCCGGGAACCGGCAAGTCCATGCTGGCGGCACGGCTTCCGAGCATACTCCCGCCATTGACCGACGAAGAAGCCCTGGAAAGCGCGGCCATTGCGTCGGTCAGCGATTTGCCTTTCGATCCGAGACGCTGGCGCATTCCTCCGTTCCGTGCGCCGCACCACACGGCTTCCGCTCCTGCTTTGGTGGGAGGCGGAGGCAATCCCAAGCCGGGCGAAATTTCCCTGGCGCACAATGGCGTGCTTTTTCTCGACGAATTGCCTGAATTCGACCGTAAGGTGCTCGAGGTTTTGAGAGAACCGTTGGAGACGGGCTGTATCACGATCTCCCGTGCCGCGCGGCAAGTCGATTTCCCGGCCCGGTTTCAGCTCGTCGCCGCAATGAATCCTTGTCCCTGCGGCTACTTGGGCGATGCCTCCGGACGCTGCCGCTGTACCTCGGAACAGGTTCAGCGTTACCGCTCGCGGATTTCCGGACCATTGCTCGACCGGATCGACATCCATATCGAGGTGCCGCGCATTTCCCGGGAAATGTTGCGCCATGGCGCGCCCGGCGGGGAACAAACCAGTTCCGAGATTCGCCGGCGGGTGATCGCGGCCCGGGAAATCTCCCTGCAGCGGACCGGAAAGCCGAATGCTTCGATGGCTCCGCAAGAAATCAAGAAGTATTGCGAGCTGACGGACGAGGGAAACCGGTTGCTCGAGCAAGCGACCGAAAAGCTCGGACTGTCCCATCGCGCTTATCACCGCATCCTGAAACTCGCCCGTACCATCGCCGATCTTGCCGGCGAAGCGAAAATCACCCTTCCTCACCTTGGCGAAGCCATCGGATTTCGGCGGCTCGACCGCGTATCTTCGGGCGTTTGA
- a CDS encoding accessory factor UbiK family protein produces the protein MAEGGSTGRLRHQSAILFAMFDKSMLNDLARHLAESVPTDLFKLQDDLEKNFRAILQASFARMNLVSREEFDVQAAVLARTREQLERLQLQLDELEKRIADR, from the coding sequence ATGGCTGAAGGGGGTTCCACTGGACGCTTACGGCATCAGTCGGCTATTCTTTTCGCCATGTTCGATAAATCCATGCTAAATGATCTCGCTCGGCATCTTGCCGAGTCGGTGCCGACCGACTTATTCAAGTTGCAGGACGATTTGGAGAAGAATTTCCGCGCGATTCTTCAGGCCTCTTTTGCAAGAATGAACCTGGTCAGCCGGGAAGAGTTCGACGTACAGGCCGCGGTTCTCGCGAGAACGCGGGAGCAACTGGAACGGCTGCAGCTTCAACTCGACGAGTTGGAAAAACGGATCGCCGATCGATAA
- the glnK gene encoding P-II family nitrogen regulator, translated as MKFVTAILKPFKLDDVREALSDVGISGITVTEVKGFGRQKGHTELYRGAEYVVDFLPKVKLEVAVTDEQLEAVIDAISKTANTGKIGDGKIFVLDLEQVIRIRTGETGAEAL; from the coding sequence ATGAAATTTGTGACCGCGATTCTAAAACCGTTCAAATTGGACGACGTCCGCGAGGCTTTGTCCGATGTAGGCATCTCCGGAATCACCGTTACCGAGGTAAAAGGATTCGGCCGTCAGAAGGGACATACCGAATTGTACCGGGGCGCCGAATACGTCGTCGATTTTCTTCCCAAGGTCAAGCTCGAAGTCGCGGTAACGGACGAACAACTGGAAGCCGTGATTGATGCTATCTCCAAGACGGCAAACACCGGAAAAATCGGTGACGGCAAAATTTTTGTGCTCGATCTTGAGCAAGTCATCCGTATCCGTACCGGCGAAACCGGAGCGGAAGCCCTTTAA
- a CDS encoding ammonium transporter, with product MRRILTALSLFFTEFALAEEAATPSPDKGDVAWVLIAAVLVILMTIPGLALFYSGMVRAKNALSVLMQVFVVFSLMALLWAIYGYSIAFTEGNAFFGGFSKAFLKGVSPESLAGTFSKGIYIPEYAYIAFQATFAGITPALIVGSFAERIKFSAVLLFMILWFTFAYLPMAHMVWFWAGPDAYTDAAAAEAADATAGFLFQKGALDFAGGTVVHINAGIAGLVGCLLIGKRIGYKKEFIAPHSVTMTMIGASLLWVGWFGFNVGSNLEANGVAALVFVNTLLATAAATLAWVAAEWLSRGKPSMLGGASGAIAGLVAITPACGFVGPMGSIVLGLIAGAVCFWAVTSLKNILGYDDSLDVFGVHGIGGIIGALGTGIFASPDLGGAGIYDYVTDSLVEYDMLAQFTSQAWGVGTVIIWSGVVSLIAYKIVDMLIGLRVTEEVERQGLDTTEHGETAYHL from the coding sequence ATGAGACGAATCCTGACCGCCCTGTCTCTGTTCTTTACCGAGTTTGCATTGGCCGAAGAAGCTGCTACGCCGTCCCCTGACAAAGGCGATGTCGCGTGGGTGCTCATTGCCGCCGTATTGGTCATCTTGATGACCATTCCCGGACTGGCACTGTTCTACAGCGGCATGGTCCGCGCCAAGAACGCGCTATCCGTTCTCATGCAGGTGTTCGTGGTTTTTTCGCTGATGGCGCTATTATGGGCGATATACGGCTACAGCATCGCATTCACCGAGGGCAACGCATTCTTCGGCGGGTTCAGTAAAGCGTTCCTGAAAGGTGTCTCACCGGAATCGCTCGCCGGCACGTTCAGCAAAGGCATTTATATTCCGGAATACGCCTACATCGCATTCCAGGCGACTTTCGCGGGCATCACTCCGGCCCTGATCGTCGGCTCTTTCGCCGAACGCATCAAGTTTTCAGCGGTACTGTTGTTCATGATACTTTGGTTTACCTTCGCCTACCTTCCCATGGCCCATATGGTCTGGTTCTGGGCTGGTCCGGACGCCTACACGGACGCCGCCGCAGCCGAAGCCGCCGATGCAACGGCCGGATTCCTTTTCCAGAAGGGAGCACTGGATTTCGCCGGCGGGACGGTGGTGCACATCAATGCCGGTATCGCGGGACTGGTCGGCTGCCTGTTGATCGGCAAGCGGATCGGCTACAAAAAAGAATTCATCGCGCCTCATAGTGTAACCATGACCATGATCGGCGCATCGTTGCTCTGGGTGGGCTGGTTCGGCTTCAACGTCGGATCGAATCTGGAAGCTAACGGTGTGGCCGCTCTGGTTTTCGTAAACACCTTGCTGGCTACGGCTGCAGCAACCTTAGCCTGGGTGGCCGCCGAATGGCTTTCGCGAGGCAAGCCCAGTATGTTGGGCGGGGCATCGGGCGCCATCGCCGGACTGGTTGCCATTACCCCGGCCTGCGGCTTCGTCGGCCCCATGGGCAGCATCGTTCTCGGCCTCATTGCCGGTGCCGTCTGCTTCTGGGCAGTGACCAGCTTGAAAAATATTCTGGGCTACGACGATTCGCTCGACGTATTCGGTGTTCACGGTATCGGCGGCATCATCGGCGCATTGGGTACCGGTATATTCGCCTCCCCTGACCTCGGAGGAGCCGGTATTTACGATTATGTGACCGACTCGCTGGTCGAATACGACATGCTGGCCCAATTCACCAGCCAAGCGTGGGGAGTCGGAACCGTAATCATCTGGTCCGGCGTGGTATCTCTTATCGCCTACAAGATCGTGGATATGCTGATCGGACTTCGCGTTACCGAAGAAGTCGAACGTCAAGGACTCGATACAACCGAGCACGGCGAAACGGCTTACCATCTTTAG
- the trxC gene encoding thioredoxin TrxC, which translates to MEHAMHVVCPFCMTLNRVPPERLKNHPKCGRCHREILSGQAVILGAANFETYIGRSDLPVVVDFWADWCGPCKMVAPVIEQLAEELAGQVCFGKVDVDSEQTLAGRFNIRSIPTLMLFKSGKEVDRVMGAMNAANLRHWILSR; encoded by the coding sequence TTGGAGCACGCTATGCATGTTGTCTGTCCTTTCTGCATGACCTTAAACCGCGTCCCCCCGGAGCGCCTGAAAAACCATCCGAAGTGCGGGCGGTGTCATCGAGAAATTCTTAGCGGGCAGGCGGTAATTCTGGGCGCGGCAAATTTTGAAACGTATATCGGACGAAGCGACCTGCCTGTCGTGGTCGATTTTTGGGCAGACTGGTGCGGCCCGTGCAAAATGGTGGCACCGGTAATCGAACAATTGGCGGAAGAACTGGCAGGACAGGTATGTTTTGGCAAAGTTGATGTCGATTCCGAGCAGACTCTCGCCGGGCGATTCAATATCCGCAGCATTCCGACTTTAATGCTGTTCAAGTCCGGGAAAGAAGTCGACCGGGTGATGGGCGCAATGAATGCCGCAAATCTTCGGCATTGGATTCTTTCGCGCTGA
- a CDS encoding transporter yields MLVVFTIFGIFLVSVCVGAEITDIKYGESVDALRLEVSASEYLSVQAFIVDDQNRLVIKFPGSRISGTLSQPSHDHPLFSGVASTSEVNADLRLVVDLKRPATFTQFWEPASYGSSPKLLVQFPKRPMSERAGKSPRFKNAGKPGASLMSPTEKATGKTANYGEIEQLRRALAEQQRLLDEQKKAFEEQQRKLRTLQNQLEHLAGAAPAKRTDKSRTMEQTNRTDAGSASPRKVAGNRQPSRPTGPVGQAPDPAETAKTPELPRISETVGGVLTPKGNLTLEPSLEYHYASNNRVFLNSATFAPAVAVGLIDIANLDRHTLLAALTARYGLSDRFEVSARVPVLYREDRQRSRPISVNVNADETFDIEGSGLGDIELTARYQLNGGSGGWPIFVANLATTLPSGRSPYDVDYVVVPGIPGATYPTELPTGSGYVSVQPSITALYPTDPAVFYGNLSYAYNVETDEDFETSDGTEKRRVEPGDAIGASFGLGFSINERSSFSIGYSHKHVFGTEVGGKSLKGSNLDLGEFLLGYSFKLTRDTSLNLSVSIGATEDAQDAKVTLRLPMSFRPFN; encoded by the coding sequence GTGTTGGTCGTTTTCACTATTTTCGGGATATTTCTGGTTTCCGTCTGTGTCGGAGCGGAAATTACAGATATAAAATATGGAGAGTCGGTCGATGCACTAAGACTCGAAGTTTCGGCCTCCGAATATCTGTCGGTTCAGGCTTTCATCGTGGACGATCAAAATCGTCTGGTCATCAAGTTTCCAGGTAGCCGCATCAGCGGAACGCTTTCCCAACCTTCTCATGATCATCCCTTGTTTTCCGGCGTGGCGAGCACCTCGGAAGTCAACGCCGACTTACGTCTAGTGGTCGACTTGAAGCGGCCTGCGACGTTTACCCAATTCTGGGAGCCGGCGTCGTATGGAAGCTCGCCCAAGCTCTTGGTGCAATTTCCTAAGCGCCCAATGTCGGAGCGTGCCGGCAAGTCACCCCGGTTCAAAAACGCTGGAAAACCCGGAGCCAGTCTTATGTCCCCGACTGAAAAAGCGACCGGCAAAACCGCGAACTACGGCGAGATCGAGCAGTTGCGGCGGGCATTGGCGGAACAGCAACGGCTGTTGGATGAGCAAAAGAAAGCTTTCGAGGAACAGCAGCGTAAGCTTCGGACATTGCAAAACCAGCTTGAACATTTGGCTGGAGCTGCGCCGGCCAAACGAACCGATAAGAGCCGGACTATGGAACAAACAAACCGGACCGACGCCGGCTCCGCCAGCCCCCGGAAGGTGGCCGGTAATCGTCAGCCGTCCAGGCCCACGGGGCCGGTCGGACAAGCTCCTGATCCTGCAGAAACGGCAAAGACGCCGGAACTGCCGAGAATTTCGGAAACCGTAGGCGGCGTGTTGACGCCAAAGGGAAATCTGACCCTGGAGCCTTCGCTCGAATACCATTATGCGAGCAATAATCGGGTTTTTCTCAACAGCGCGACTTTCGCTCCGGCTGTTGCCGTCGGGCTCATCGACATCGCCAACCTCGACCGGCATACGTTGCTGGCTGCACTTACCGCTCGCTATGGGCTTAGCGACCGTTTTGAGGTGAGCGCGCGTGTACCCGTGCTTTATCGGGAGGACAGACAACGTTCGCGACCGATCTCGGTCAATGTCAACGCAGACGAAACCTTCGATATCGAGGGATCCGGTTTAGGCGATATCGAACTTACCGCGCGCTACCAGTTGAACGGTGGGAGCGGCGGCTGGCCGATATTCGTGGCGAATCTTGCAACTACCTTACCTTCCGGCAGGAGTCCGTATGATGTCGACTATGTCGTGGTTCCCGGCATTCCGGGTGCCACCTATCCGACCGAACTCCCGACCGGTTCGGGGTACGTCAGTGTACAGCCGAGCATCACGGCCTTGTATCCGACTGATCCGGCAGTGTTTTATGGCAATTTGAGTTATGCGTATAACGTTGAAACGGACGAAGATTTCGAGACAAGCGACGGAACGGAAAAAAGACGGGTGGAACCGGGCGACGCGATAGGAGCAAGCTTCGGGTTGGGGTTCAGTATCAACGAACGCTCATCTTTCAGCATCGGATACTCGCACAAACATGTGTTCGGAACGGAAGTGGGCGGAAAATCCCTTAAAGGATCTAATCTGGATCTCGGCGAGTTTCTTTTGGGCTACTCCTTCAAGCTCACTAGAGACACAAGCCTCAATTTGTCGGTGAGCATAGGCGCCACGGAAGATGCGCAGGATGCCAAGGTGACCCTGAGATTGCCGATGTCCTTCCGGCCGTTCAACTGA